A window of the Cololabis saira isolate AMF1-May2022 chromosome 19, fColSai1.1, whole genome shotgun sequence genome harbors these coding sequences:
- the LOC133419599 gene encoding cytohesin-1-like isoform X3, whose amino-acid sequence MQRNKQMSMGRKKFNMDPTKGIRFLIDSSLLKNTSESIGQFLYKGEGLNKTAIGDYLGERDDFNIKVLHAFLELHEFSDLNLVQALRQFLWSFRLPGEAQKIDRMMEAFAQRYCHCNPGVFQSTDTCYVLSFAVIMLNTSLHNPNVKDKPSVQRFTAMNRGINDGGDLPEDLLRNLYDSIKNEPFKIPEDDGNDLTHTFFNPDREGWLLKLGGRVKTWKRRWFILTDNCLYYFEYTTDKEPRGIIPLENLSIREVEDSKKPNCFELYIPNHKDQVIKACKTEADGRVVEGNHTFYRISAPTTEEKDEWMKSIKAAISKDPFYEMLAARKKKVSSTKGM is encoded by the exons ATGCAGAGGAATAAACAGATGTCTATGGGGCGGAAGAAGTTTAACATGGATCCCACAAAG ggGATTCGCTTCTTGATTGACAGTTCGCTGCTGAAAAACACAAGCGAAAGCATCGGCCAGTTTCTCTACAAGGGAGAGGGTCTCAACAAAACGGCCATCGGTGACTACCTGGGCGAGCG AGATGACTTCAACATCAAAGTTCTGCACGCCTTCCTGGAGTTGCACGAGTTCTCGGACCTGAACCTGGTTCAGGCTCTCAGGCAGTTCCTGTGGAGCTTCAGGCTGCCCGGGGAGGCCCAGAAGATCGATCGCATGATGGAGGCGTTCGCCCAGCGATACTGTCACTGCAATCCTGGCGTGTTTCAGAGCACGG ATACCTGTTATGTGCTGTCGTTCGCTGTGATCATGTTGAACACGAGTCTACACAACCCTAACGTGAAGGACAAACCCTCGGTTCAGAGATTCACGGCGATGAACAGAGGTATCAACGATGGAGGCGACCTGCCAGAAGATCTGCTCCGA AACCTGTACGACAGCATAAAGAACGAACCCTTCAAGATCCCGGAGGACGACGGCAACGACCTCACGCACACTTTCTTCAACCCCGACAGAGAAGGCTGGCTCCTAAAACTTG GTGGACGAGTGAAGACCTGGAAGAGACGCTGGTTTATTCTCACGGATAACTGCCTGTACTACTTTGAATACACCACT GATAAAGAACCCAGAGGGATTATCCCACTGGAAAATCTGAGTATCCGGGAAGTTGAGGACTCCAAAAAACCA AACTGCTTCGAGCTCTACATCCCCAACCACAAAGATCAGGTGATCAAGGCTTGCAAGACGGAGGCAGACGGGCGCGTTGTCGAGGGAAACCACACGTTTTACAGGATCTCTGCTCCGACCACAGAGGAGAAAGACGAATGGATGAAAAGCATCAA AGCCGCCATCAGCAAAGACCCGTTCTACGAGATGTTGGCTGCCCGGAAGAAGAAAGTGTCCTCCACGAAGGGGATGTAG
- the LOC133419589 gene encoding CDP-diacylglycerol--glycerol-3-phosphate 3-phosphatidyltransferase, mitochondrial, with amino-acid sequence MAAPMSCRRLIQSVYSPAMAGVFTRITDRLFRIRDRRRGSSVLLLAPLLAETDPTPSRVSRPTGSAGAQGTDNVCTHFRWMEEQVPAFRVPGAHVHILTSPDQFYQAMKARIRTAQKRVVMASLYLGTGQLEQELVDCMEEALQRSKDSGHSPDLKVSVLLDYTRGSRGQVNSRTMLLPLLQRFTSQMRVSLYHTPDLRGLLRLLVPERFNETIGVQHIKVYLFDNSIIISGANLSDSYFTNRQDRYVLLENCKEVADFFTELVEAVGDISLQLQPDDSVTMLEGMVHPYKGNRQDFSAAGRKRIMEVMNTAHMRQQLLRCSEDSGDEGLSDGEDDTWVFPLVQMKPLGIQVDEQVTERLLTDAGPDSTVYLTSGYFNLTQAYMQLVLGVGASFRILTASPEVNGFFGAKGVAGAIPAAYIHIARQFYNQVCRRGQQERVHLHEYHRLQWTFHAKGLWYYLRGQDRPCLTLIGSPNFGYRSVHRDLEAQIAIVTENEELQSQLQEEQEMLYQRSAEVSNSTFERPDRHVKLWVKLVTPLIKNFF; translated from the exons GTCGTCGGTTCTGCTGCTGGCTCCCCTCCTCGCTGAAACGGACCCGACCCCGAGCCGCGTCTCCAGGCCCACCGGGTCGGCCGGAGCTCAGGGAACGGACAACGTCTGCACCCACTTCAGATGGATGGAGGAGCAGGTCCCGGCCTTCCGGGTGCCGGGAGCCCACGTTCACATTCTGACGTCCCCGGACCAGTTCTACCAGGCTATGAAG GCGCGCATCAGGACTGCTCAGAAGCGAGTGGTGATGGCCTCGTTGTATCTGGGAACAGGTCAGCTGGAGCAAGAGCTG GTGGACTGCATGGAGGAAGCTCTCCAGCGCTCCAAGGACAGCGGTCACTCCCCCGACCTGAAGGTCTCCGTGCTGCTGGACTACACGCGCGGATCTcgag GGCAGGTCAACTCGAGGACCATGCTGCTGCCCCTGCTGCAGCGCTTCACGTCCCAGATGCGGGTGTCTCTGTACCACACGCCGGACCTGAGGGGTCTGCTGCGGCTGCTGGTCCCCGAGCGCTTCAACGAGACCATCGGAGTCCAGCACATCAAAGTCTACTTGTTTGACAACAGCATCATCATCAGCGG AGCCAACCTGAGTGACTCGTACTTCACCAACAGACAGGACCGCTACGTGCTGCTGGAGAACTGCAAGGAGGTGGCGGACTTCTTCACCGAGCTGGTGGAGGCCGTGGGGGACATttccctgcagctgcagcccgACGACTCGGTCACCATGCTGGAGGGCATGGTGCACCCGTACAAAG GCAACCGGCAGGACTTCtcggcagcggggaggaagcgCATCATGGAGGTCATGAACACGGCCCACATGAGGCAGCAGCTGCTGCGCTGCTCGGAGGACTCTGGGGACGAGGGCCTGAGCGACGGGGAGGACGACACGTGGGTGTTCCCTCTGGTGCAGATGAAACCTCTGGGCATCCAGGTGGACGAGCAGGTCACAGAG cgccTGCTGACGGACGCCGGGCCGGACTCCACTGTGTACCTGACGTCGGGCTACTTCAACCTGACGCAGGCGTACATGCAGCTGGTGCTCGGGGTCGGCGCCAGCTTCCGCATCCTCACCGCCTCCCCGGAGGTCAACGGGTTCTTCGGGGCCAAGGGCGTCGCCGGAGCCATCCCCGCCGCCTACATTCACATCGCCAGGCAGTTTTACAACCAGGTGTGCCGGCGGGGCCAGCAGGAGCGGGTGCACCTGCACGAGTACCACCGGCTGCAGTGGACGTTCCACGCCAAAG GTCTGTGGTATTACCTCCGGGGGCAGGATCGGCCTTGCCTCACTCTAATTGGCTCCCCTAATTTCGGTTACCGCTCGGTTCACCGTGACCTGGAGGCCCAGATCGCCATAGTAACAGAGAACGAGGAGCTGCAGAGCCAGCTGCAGGAG GAGCAGGAGATGTTGTACCAGCGCTCCGCGGAAGTGTCCAACTCCACGTTTGAGCGGCCCGACCGCCACGTCAAGCTGTGGGTGAAGCTGGTCACTCCCCTCATCAAGAACTTCTTCTGA